The Oleiphilus messinensis DNA segment TCAAATGCCCGAGTGACCTTGAATAACAACGGTATTGTCAGTCAGGTGGTATTTGTCGGTGTAGGCGGGTCAGTGTTCACCGTACAGCAGTTTAATGCGCTTGGTGTGGGTGACATTGTTGTGTCCCCTTGATTGTTGTGTCCCCTTAATTGTTGTATCCCTTAATTTGTTGTATCCCTTAATTTGTTGTCCAGGGGGGGGGCACAATGACCCGTACTGGTTTGCACAGAGTCAACACATCTTAAATTGTGTAGACTCTGTTGCATTCAAGCGCGTGGAGCTCTTGCAGGATCTGTTGGTTACCCGGGCTGTATTTTGCGGCCAATTGTAAGCTTGTGATCGCTTGATCAATATTGTTCTTGAGTTTGTGAATCTGGGCGAACTGGTAGTAGGTACCATAGTTGGTTTTACTGATTGCCAAAGATTGCGTCAACGTCCTTAAGGCATTATCCAGACGCCCTGATTCTCGATAACTGATCGCGAGCTTGATGAAATACGTCAATTTTTTCTGTGGTGCGAATTGAATGGCCTGCTCAAAACGCGCGCTGGCCCGTTCGTAATGCTTCCCTTGTAAACTGATCAGGCCTTGGTAGTAATGCAGCTCTTCATCAGAGTAGGCGATGGTTTCAGCGATACTTAGCATCTCCTGAGCCTGCTTGTATTCGCTTTCATGGTACAGACAAATTCCGTAAAATTTCCAGAACGTATTAATCGCAGGATAGGCGGCAGTGAGTTCGGCAAAGAATGTTCCCGCCAGCGAGTAATTTTTATCAATATAGTAGGCAAAAACCGCATTTTGAAGTGTGCTGTTTTTGGCAAAAGAATCTGAAATTGAAAGGGGGAGGCCAGGGCGCCTTTCTTGTCGGCCACCCACTGCTGGTGCAATGGATGATCGGATGATGGTATCCAGACAATTAATTTTTGTCAGAAACAGCATTACATTGTGTGGTTGGCCAAAGAGCCGTTGCACCCTTACGTTGTCGCTTTGTTTGATATCCTGGACATGATAAATATCGGCTAACTCGTTTAAGCCAATGTATATATCGATCTCAGCCGTTGAGCTGTTGATTAGCGGTGTTAAATCCTTGTATTCGATCTGGCTATCATTTTTAGGGTTGTTGGGTAAATGCGGATTGATTCTGATTTGAGGGCCGAAAGCAATGATTTTCCCAATATTGAGCAAAATTCCGAAAAGTAA contains these protein-coding regions:
- a CDS encoding tetratricopeptide repeat protein, with product MNQIDLTTLNPDLFLYEPTGQPGSSARSLLVIFSGVNATRFMGYKLTRDMPCDKLFIRDPSKSWYHGNIDGLAEGIEDLLAKIKVITDKYPMEHVTFLGSSMGGFAALLFGILLNIGKIIAFGPQIRINPHLPNNPKNDSQIEYKDLTPLINSSTAEIDIYIGLNELADIYHVQDIKQSDNVRVQRLFGQPHNVMLFLTKINCLDTIIRSSIAPAVGGRQERRPGLPLSISDSFAKNSTLQNAVFAYYIDKNYSLAGTFFAELTAAYPAINTFWKFYGICLYHESEYKQAQEMLSIAETIAYSDEELHYYQGLISLQGKHYERASARFEQAIQFAPQKKLTYFIKLAISYRESGRLDNALRTLTQSLAISKTNYGTYYQFAQIHKLKNNIDQAITSLQLAAKYSPGNQQILQELHALECNRVYTI